A section of the Apostichopus japonicus isolate 1M-3 chromosome 1, ASM3797524v1, whole genome shotgun sequence genome encodes:
- the LOC139967557 gene encoding PIH1 domain-containing protein 1-like isoform X2 — protein MTDKTLLHAEEDSFLQQLLLNSPGSGEMNLFPDQTEDKPQFTIVKPEPGVCVKTKDNKGEKIFVNICKTSQMPSPKDITEEELVQLLDDEVPDYRIPMSIGEPHAELDKSGKGCTAYDVMISDEFMAKIIKSNIFHGFFMSVLYEGLENKFGIMLERNWTQLKNRKCLGNLHEHHIRAKSKPRILEMSQEAAAAVDERQTKSLISELPSEVSSAALREADKTPEEPECVIIQEPKTGYPEFLVAEVKLPKVH, from the exons ATGACTGATAAAACTTTGCTTCATGCAGAGGAAGATTCCTTTCTTCAGCAGTTGCTTTTGAAT tcTCCTGGCTCAGGAGAGATGAATCTTTTTCCTGATCAAACTGAAGATAAACCTCAGTTCACTATTGTTAAACCAGAACCAGGTGTTTGTGTAAAGACGAAGGACAAtaaaggagaaaaaatattcgttaatatttgtaaaacttCTCAG aTGCCATCACCAAAAGATATTACAGAAGAAGAGCTGGTGCAACTGCTAGATGACGAAGTACCTGATTATCGTATTCCAATGAGCATCGGTGAACCTCATGCTGAACTTgacaaat CTGGTAAGGGTTGTACTGCCTATGATGTGATGATCAGTGATGAGTTTATGGCCAAGATTATCAAGAGTAACATCTTCCATGGATTCTTCATGTCAGTTCTCTACGAGGGACTGGAGAATAAGTTTGGCATCATGTTAGAGAGGA ACTGGACACAACTTAAGAACCGAAAATGTCTTGGAAATCTGCATGAACATCATATTCGAGCCAAATCCAAACCAAGAATCCTTGAGATGAGCCAGGAGGCAGCAGCTGCTGTAGATGAAAGGCAGACAAAGTCTCTGATATCTGAACTACCCAGTGAGGTATCCTCTGCGGCCCTCAGAGAGGCGGACAAGACACCTGAAGAACCTGAGTGTGTGATCATACAAGAACCTAAGACAGGCTACCCAGAATTCCTTGTAGCAGAAGTGAAACTCCCCAAAGTA